Part of the Vanacampus margaritifer isolate UIUO_Vmar chromosome 12, RoL_Vmar_1.0, whole genome shotgun sequence genome, TCAATGTCCAGAGAACGGAGAGCGTAAGGTCCATCAGACTTTGGAGGGAGTAACCCTATGAGTCCCTTGTAAATAAATCTGTACCAGTACCAGGTATTGTAATAAATACCATAATTGGTTATTATGAGaaaatcatttttcttttgcctccttaattttaacatttaattccCAGGCATTGTCTTCCTTTTTGagtcaaagtaaacaaaaataaatgttacattgaaattgactatatatatatatatatcacaaaaacaaattagctTAGTTGAATAAGTCCCCATTAAAGATATAATTATATTTGATCAAGAATTAAAACACTTCTCTCTAAAGGAAATTTGTTTTTGCACAtacatattatattttattattacataaatacatattttattgaaGGGCTGATGAAATTAccaataatatttatatataataatgtcaATGCCATTCTTGTACAAATGCTACAACTTGAAGTTCTGTTTTTGAGGgtggaataaaataaataaataaataaagcaccaTGTCTAAAAgctggatttcttcttttttttttgaattatatttatttttttaatgaatgctcTGTCTCAGCGTGTTGATACTGAAATCTTTTCCATCTGCAGTGAGACCAAAAATACTCTGGATTCAGAATACAGTCTTGCACTTGCTTTTGAAGATGTTCCTACGCTTCTCCCAATTTCTGTGATGTGTAATGATATGCACTCATGCATCTTAGCGCATCGGGGGATTTAACAGACAGGCTGGGAGGTGTTGGAGCTCTCACAAAATCTTGTGGTAGTTAGTAGCCTACACCTACATTATGCTGCAGGTGATCAATGTTTCACCACTTCCATGCTTGCGCTGCGCAAGCCGACAGAATTCACAGATTGGCTCGATACCCACACAACAGAGAAGTCTATCAGAAATCTGCCAAGTTATCGAGTTTAACACAAGTACTGTATTCAGTTGTTATCATCACAGCCCACGCCTTTGTCCCTTTTATTACCAGGCGACAGACGAAATAAACCCAGAAGCTCTTATGATGATAATAGAGCTGAAAACGAAAGGCAGCAGTGAAGGGCGCAGCTCCTTTTCATTAAATGTAAAGTTTGCAATGCGTGTGCTCTATAGGCAGCACAAGATTATGTTGAAGAAAAGAAtcttttcttccgcgtgttcgttttcttttgggtagtgagaatgttggttatccgaatgcaggctggagatcgatgaacagtcacttcgaagcttttatttctacagaatattccgggcacaagtgagttcccagacaattgtggcagcctctcactagtgcgaagttacagcggactcacaacattcttatactaccttgaagggcggtaccacaaaacaCCCAAGCCCCCAACCCCCAGCCCCCAGCCCACTAGGAGTTCaccagacatcattcaatacacattgacttcaaccacagacaaatggtctattgttgtggaaatagaggaggcatCCCAGACAATGCCggcacgagcagaaattgcgacatcactcacaaagacacatccacagatgaaagttctactgaggaaataaataaatgaaaacatttatgactaaatctgggccgaagaccctcttcaattaTTAGGGAAGTATGGCACTAATTCCATAATCGGGTCTAGTATACTTTTCATGAATAGCACTTTTACACAGTACGGTAATTAGTAGGGATGTCcgataaacactttttttttagaacgataccagtacgagtgctaaccgataccaagtatcaatactactagtacttttaatacttaaaataatgtattaaagataattttaaagaaagacttacTTATATATCCCAGTAtaacattttcccttaaaatcgAATGCAATCGACTTCCGTTGTGAGTACCGGTACCTTGAAATGAAGCCCGGTACCGTGTATCAGTACTACTCACCCATCCCTTGTACGTAGTGCAATGTCGTGAAAGCTCCTTGTAGGACATGTTTAAGTAAGCATTTATAAAAATATGGCACGTTAACGATAATATAGACCACTCATAAGAAATGTAATCGTGTCCTTATGATGCTCATTTCATCTAATTACGTTTCACCTTAGAAAGACAATTCATTTTTGTGTTGCCTTTACAAAAGTTTTAATGAGTTCTTCCCATTCACAACGATTCAGATATTacagataccaagtaccgataccactagtacttttgatgcatagcatttccccccaaaacaatgaTAGATCAATTTAAGGAAAAACTATATATCACAAGGTAacatttttcccttaaaattgattgtcaattttccattcttctaatttctaatttcgAGTTAATGATCATAAAAAGGCTGATACTAGTATTGATCACAACCACGAGTACCGATAACTCCAATCAAGACATAGTATCGGACCGATAAGATACCTGGTATCAGCCCGATACTGATGCCTGATGTTGGCACTCGCCCatctctaaaaaaacaaacctatTTGAATGTCTCACCATTTGTACTGCGTAGAGAATGTTTCCATAGCAGTAGATCATGATGCCAACAGGTACAAAGAAACAAGCCAAGAGGAAGAGAAGAATGAAGGAAGCGTCATTGGGGTCCTTCGATGCCCAGTCCAAGGAGCATCCCAGCTGATGGATCTCCAGCGTGTATCGGTTCCAGCCCAGGAGAGGAGCCGCAGTCCAAGCCAGGGAGTAAAGCCAGATGTGGGCAATGGCCCGCCACGCCCAGGGAAAGTCCACCACCTGGGCGTGGACCACCCGGATGTAGCGCTCGTAAGCCAACGCTGACAGGGTCATGATGGATACGATGCCTGGCGATGGGAGCGAGACAGAGCAGAATTTAGGAAATCATTGAAACCTTGCACATTTGAGACCTACATCTCCTTTTGTAACAGCTTCTACTTTCAGTGagtgccatcatcatcatctataCATCTCTCCAATTACATGCCCTAATACCCTTGTTAAGGCTGTCATAATTCATTAATCTCCTCATTAACTCAtacattgccattgacggctatactgtagacgtcaaaaatttatttgaactatttcgattagttccaaattttttcccacttttgttaacaagagtatgaaaacctaaattttttttattgtacatttagaacagatataaatattttgattaatcgtgaattaattacaataaaaaaaaaatcatcgtctgacgcccctaattttcaataatctttttttttttattaggggcatcaggcaattcagatttttaattgtaatcaatcacatgacttcactagttaactcacgattaatcacaaattttatatgttccaaataaacaaacaaaaaaaaaattctaggtcttcatactcttgttaaaaaaaagtgggaaaaaatgtgaaactaatggaaattGTTTTAGTAATAATTGttcacgtctatagccgtcaatggaaaTGGCtcaaatgaattattgacgtctatagccgtcaatggcagtgaatgagttaatggatgAATCGCTGAACTGACGTCAATAAACGGACAGACAAGCTTCACGGCGAGTCGCCCGGGTTCATCTCCTCACATCAAATTTCAGGACGAGTTTTGCCAGAGCATGACAGCCATTATTGCTGCAGGTCCCCTAGCTTGCCTTTGTGTCAATCAACGACCTCCGCTGAGTAATACTTCGGATGACGTGCAAGGATGATATGGCATATTAGTCAACAAAGGactccccccccaccctcgcTCTGGAGGACTCAGAATgacgcaatcttttttttttcctttcttttttttcttccagtgcAAACATCTGCCAGCAAGGATTTACACACTGCATGAAGACTCCATTATGTACAATTAATTTGGGACTCGCAGTTGTGATTAGTTTTACTGTTGTAAGCAATTTTGTGACATTGTAGAACtgtgagaaaaaatatattttttaacaagggataatgaaattaataataataactatttgATCTTGCAAAAGTCTTGCACTAGGTTTAAATTGTCACGTAGTTAACATCTGAAATTGGGAAACGGGTGTTTACCTTCTCTAATCTCTTATTAAAACTcgtattcataaaaaaacagaCTTGTCCTCTCATCTGAATGTGGGCCAAGTCTACAGGACATTTCAATGTCACTCCATTGAAGACCATTCATTCGATGGCAAATGTAAATTATAGCTCCACTTTCAGATGTATCCGTGTTTGTCATACAAATCACACACGTCCGTTTTTCCAATTATGAGAGCCAAGTGGACCGCAGCTTCCTTCTGATCAGTAGATAATAGAAAATGTCAATTAAAGTACAGAAGAAGCAACCAGCGCGTAGCATGATGACTCTGCTAATAAATAAGTCATGGTAAGGGTTGTATCATCACGCATCAGTCCTCCTCTTGAACTATAATTCTTAGTGAGTCTGGGTGGATGTGTCAGGGTTACCCATGTGTGTTCATTCACACTTCACCGTCACACTAGAGGCAAGGTGAATGTGTCAAAAGCATTCCCATGCATGCGTGAAGCAATAGAATGAATATTTCCTGCATAATAACTTATTATAACAGTGTCTAGTCGAGAAATCTTAAGATGGAACCTTCTCCAATCATCCATGCTTTTAATGATAAGTTATTAAGACGATCTGGAAGGTCATTTTCAGTCTCACCATTCACAACACAAATTTTGTGTCAAGTTCTGAGACACAGTAGCATATTAATAGTTTGACACACCATTAActgacttttttaaatttatttattgatcaaACAAAAGACAATTGTGCGGAACTGCTGGACACAGCATAAAGCCAGGGTTTTAATTTAGTGCATTTGGATGGATTATTCATTACATGCTACTTGCATCATACAGCAGTTATgtttgtatgctttttttttttttttttaaagatgactGGACTAGAATATTTCTAGAAATAATAATCCAAAGAAGAAATATAGTTCAGGAAATCGTTTtcgtaaataataataataatcatcataataatcgttaaaaaaattataaaaaaaaaaaaatacatatatatatatatatatatatatatatatatataagagagagcaatgatgatgacatgtcaaatcggtaaaattaccgaatgaacaatactgagctcttcaggaaaaataaaaaataaaaataaatcataataatcGTCATAATCAGCATcgttattattgtcattattattattttttagtaattattaattaaaaatacaattgctTCAACCTCTACTATGAAGaaaatgattttggaaaaataatacatttgatcgATTGATCTGTCTCTTACCGAATAAACTGTTACTGAAGCCGTCCCACACGCATGTCGCTTGGCTCCAAATCCACCCGCCTTTGACGCACGAAACAAACGTAAAGTTTATCCCGATGACGGAAACCAGCAAATCGCTCAAACTTATGTTGACGAGTAACAAATTGGTCGGCGTCCGAAGTCTCTTGAATTTGCAGTAAAGTAGAATAACAAGAACGTTGTTGCAGAAGCCAAACACTCCGATGGTTCCGATGGCGAAGGCGAGAAGTTTGTAGGTGCCGAAAGCAAACAGGTAATGTTCGGCGCTTTTCTCGTCTCTTGTTTCATTGTAAGGATTCATTGCGGGGATGAGAACGTGGTTTCGTGCATTGTGGAGGCTTCGGTGTGGAGCGCGCGTCCTGACCGGCGCATGACGCTCAATGACAGCCAGCGCCGCGCTGCTCATTCAAACAAAACCCGCAAGAAGGCACGCCTCCTCACAAACTGGGTCAATGTACCACTGTCACATGACACACATTTAGTGGTATTGCACGTCCGATCAcagtgaaaatgctttttaaagctGTCATTTTTTAGAAAAACGGAAATACACCCAAGATTGTTTATATGTGGACACTTTTGCAGATCCAATAAAGCCGGTtgtattaaccctggagaacccaagaacccttttcttctttggaaaattatgaattatacattaaatgactgctataaattcactgaacaccaaaatatatgttttttttcaattttaaccctttattctctaatttaggattagggcgaaatttgacccttttgggatttaggggtatccatccatccatccatccattttcttggccacttttcctcactagggtcgcgggggtgctggagcctatcccagctggcttcgggcagtcggcggggtacaccctgaactggttgccagccaatcgcagggcacacagagacgaacaaccacactcacattcacacctagggacaatttggagtgttcaattaacctgccatgcatgtttttggaatgtgggaggaaaccggagtacccggtgaaaacccacgcaagcacggggagaacatgcaaactccacccaggaaggccgaagcccggactcgatctcacgtcctctgcactgggaggcggacgtgctaaccagtcagccaccgtgctgccgatttaggggtatcatttcgaaaaatctgaataacaaaaaactgtcagtaaactatttagaatttaagaaaataatcaatcaaatacacagctacattgaacaatataatttttttgttttatttgttgcattttagccatcttgtcaccaccactctggctcatgtaagtgcaatattcatccactagatggccccatgcaggggtcagaagtggcactctggacttttgaagttaaatttgtaaaaaaaaaaaaaggtctttgttatttgagtagcagaatttataggtgccaaatttgaccccgtgggttctccagggttaaaaagacACGCCTCCTTTCAAACTCATGGTTGGTCATCCTAACTACACCATTTCCAATAAACAATTAAGAGCCATTCTATCTACTCTACTTTTTATGAGGTCCTGttattttctcatttgtttAGTTGTCAAATATTTACTGTGCTTCACTAGCATTAGCAATTACTCTATTTGGCAAAATTAATTCTGAAGatcttaaaaatatgaaaaacattaGATTTGGAGtttcattaacatttttaatggaaCCGATTGGTGTTGACCTACAGTAAGTAGAGCTTCTGAATTTAGTGGTTCCTAAGGGCTTTTGATACTTGGCCCTTGCCCTCGCCAGCTGAATGAGTTATTTTTCTCAATACTTTAACTAGTTTCATTTATTGAATCATTTATGATCTTATTTAAACTTTCAGCactgttccctcacttttcgtgGGTGATATGTTCCGCGCCTACCCGCAATAGGCGTATTTCCACCAAAAAGATTTTAATAACCGCTAATACTgtcaccttaactcattcactgcaattgacggctataaacgtcaaaaattaatttaactatttctattaatatttttttttccacttttgttgaaaatctagattttttttattgtacatttagttttgtatatAAGTTTAttatgttaactagtgaagtaatgcgattaattacaattcaaaactttaatcgcctgacgccccgaatttttaagaaaattttctttatataatataatataattttttttgttttatttgttgcattttagaactggattttgaatgtacaaacacactttggccaatggaaacaagaacacagggacaaaatcactgctgaaaataaaaaaaggtattttttatttgagtagcagaatttataggggccaaatttgaccccgtgggttctccagggatTTATACGTTCTGTCTTTTTAAGGATATTAAAGGTTCATTTATGACTTCTGGTATGAAAAATTATGCAGTATTTGTGTTGATATTTCAGTTACTATAGGCCTAAATCtctatttttagttttcaacCTCTGCAGATGACGTAAATTGAGTCAATCACTGTTGAGGCCTTTTATTGATTAAGATCTTCGGGTCGTACCATACAAGGAGAAAATAGCAACAGCACCAACATGGAGGAATGTAAACAAAGGAGTATAAACAATAGAGAGTTGGAACAAAAACGAGGCAACAGAATTGGAGAAACAATATTCCTCATCCGTGACTTAATATAAAATTGTTTGATGTTATGACGAATGTGTTGTGTCTGGTTCCAAGCTGAAAATCGCACATTTGTGGCATTGAGAAATCCTCATTTGTCATCATTAGAAAATTAAgcagtttttgtttcccatctaattacaagcacaatgaaagttCATAAAAgagggaatgtttttttttgtatacccccccccccaaaaaaaaaagtaaatttcctTTTGTGGCTAAGTACATTTGAGGATCTTTATTTTGGTTGCCTACTTTTACTTTTGCTGATTATATTATTCATTCaaccatatacagtaaatggatggatgaatggaaagcAAGTTTGTTTGATggtaaaacattttcacatacaTGAATAAATCCTCATGTAATGTGTTAATAAACAGAAGCCAATTGACTATTTAGCGCACATCACTTCCTgcatttttgtgacattatCGGGTAAAGTGGGTGCGATGTTTGCGATTTGGTGTCATGTGTAACATAGTaggctataatatatatatatgtgcgagTGTGAGTTTCCTTTAACATCAGGCCATTTTCACGCCCACACGACTCACCAAAAAAATTTGTGACATTAACTCGCTCcctatttagacattttcaataCAGTGGCAAATCTTTAGGTAGGCTGCAAGATGGCAACCTGCATAATAGCGGCTGACTAATACGAGAGGTGACACCCAAAGGATCTTGTGCATTTTATCAACCGTTTGAGTGTGTGGGAgttccatgcaaaaaaaaaaaaaaatcacattccaGAGGTATTGTTTCACATTTGCGAGGCTTTAAATGATCACCGCAACGACCTCTTTGTCACACGTCTGTAATTTTAGACGACCTTCCTTCAGATGTGTGGTTTTCTCCACAGTGGAAGGCCACTGTGGCAAAAGGTTGCAGGCCTGCTGCTGTGATGTTATTTACGCAAGACCTCATTTTCATGCGCCCTCCGGTTGATTTGAAATAGCGGATCCCTCTTGAATATCACACGTAATTAAGCAGGCTCGAAGTATGTGACAGAATTTTTGAATGAAATGCACGAACACAAGACTATAGAAAGTGCAGTCAGCTTTTCCAACATATACTCAATGTATATGAATATGCCGACTTTCTACTGTTTGTCTAACGCATGTTTtccgttttcttttctgccacaCTTTCATGCACATTTAGGAAGAACTTACGAAATCCTCCGCAGTCGCTATCTTCTGTCATCAACGGCCCCCTTGACAACCCACTTtagtttgggaaaaaaaaaatcacacaggGCAAGGTCACGGCAATCAGGCCAGCATGGCCATGTTCTTGTCAGCCAGGAAGTGTAAGATGCTCAGGGCATCTTGAGCAGGCGTGTTTTTGTGGTGAATCAGCCAATGGATGTCTGATTAAGAATCCTTGGCTAACTAACTTGACAGACTCTATAAAGATCAAATGTATGATTGTtatcaaagaaaaacagatCTGTCATGAGGAGAGAAACTGAAGGTTAAGTAGCTCACTTACGAGTGAGGCCTCGAGAGGCTTGTCgcgatattttcagaggttgaagtgagCATAAGTCGAGAAGTCCACTGAAATTTTGGTGCAAAAATGAATGCCGTTTTTGGACATTAtaagtagggatgtaacaaaaGCTGATTTGAATCagaattgtatatatatatatatatatatatatattagagctgtcaaatgattccattttttaatcagatcaatcacatcttagaattttgatttatcacgattaatcgcttaataaaaaaggatttttttatctacattttttttcaaatttgaagagcaccggttatgtgttaattcttttgacatttaatgttatgaggacgtcttcaacgtTTTTTTGATCCACACACGCTCAtcgtcctctttttctaatcagttaattacttgcataatttaaaatggaaaaaaaaattaccccgaaattttgacataaacaaatattctaaatttgatacgcaaacattcattaaatgctttactttaatgcatgaaattatgtttattgctcaaacactaCCCCGTGCGACCTTAACGTAGCCATCCGTTGTCATgctaaaggctaatctatggtcaaaattaatagtgcgattaatcaatctgcgttaattcaggattaatgcgataatttttgtgattaattaatcaattaacactttaactttggcAGCACTAGTGCAATTGAATCAAAGCAAACCGCAACGAATCGGTCCATTTAAaaatggattatttatttattatttatttaacatttattgagATCCTTTTATCAATCCATCCATGGACGGAAGGACacgttcattcaaatgtatataaaatgacagcaaaaaagTAATTGCATCATATCCTCTCGCACTGAGCCATACCATATTGATTTGATTATGTCAtatgaaaatacagtatttctaACACCTACTGACTATAATATGAATATCcgttcattttattattttcgcTACATTTGCaatgaatgaatgtgataaTTCCAGATTGAGTGGACTGTCAATATTCTCTGAGCAAATGCTGCCAACtctctgaagaaaaaaacaattcactgTCATCACGACtctaaaatgaaaatgcacacTTAGACGCTTTGGACCGTTTATTTACTTTGTCAGCTTTTAAAATATGTCTACAAAGCAAAAGATTTGAAGTAATTCTACCAGCATTCACAATCTCCATTTCGTTCTGCTTTTGTTGGTATCACGTCACAGAGCATATTACAGGAGTTGTGTAAAAGCCTGCAGGCTTGTTCACTCattacacttttttattttatgcataaCTACACATGGCCACAGGGGGAGACTAAAGGTGTAAATTTGTTGACTTGTCATTTCGGATTCAGTGGTGCAAATGAATGTAGCGAGAATGCAAAATGCAGCACATCTCAATTGTTGCAATGcaaagtacagtatgtgtacaTCAAAAGAGAGGAATTTGATTTTCAAAGAATAGTGTGCAACTTGAAACTTAAGATGATTCTaactatattttttcattttaataattgttGATTTGCattatcattcatttcaaattccACAGAAATTCACACAGTGGGGTGATTATTCATCATTACACTTGGAGTCGCTGATGTTGGCATTATTCCCAGATTCTCTTTCCTTAAAAAGCTTGGAATAAAATCTGCTGTCAGATGAGCAGCGTGTAAATGTTTGAGTCGCAGGAAGCCTAAAAGAGACATGAAAGATGACTCAAgcctgaaatttaaaaaaaaaatgcaatctttAGCAGTGTTGGCACCaagaatgaggaaaaaaaacaacaacactgcaaATGCCTTTCCTCGAGTGATTATCGGAGATCAATAGTGCAAATTATTCGtgcatattccaaaaatggccATTTTACCTGGTCCAAGGTAAATGCCAAGTGGCCCTACAACGGCAGGGAGAATAAACATTGAATCACATTCAATGGTCCAATTCTACGATGTTAGTAAATCACACAAATAGACCTGAAACAGAAGTTAAACGGTGATCATGATTTAGATGACAATTAAAATAGAACTTCATTAGTTAATTACAATCTTTCTGTTGCAGTAACAATTACatcacgtgaaaaaaaaaaaagcctgagaGCCAAAAGATCACAATTGTAAACTAAGACTTGTGTTGTCACCACTGGTTTGTTCTTCTCACATGAGATATTTTTGgatgttttgtatttcttttcctCCCCCTGTAGCTACTTGCATGTGCTTCAGTGATGGCACACAGCCAAGCAGGTGTCTTGTTACGTACCGCAGATAtaataagtctacacacccctgtttaaatggcaaattttgtagtacaaaaaaaatgatgccaagATAAATCATCTAAACATCTATATGTGCTAACACGGATTCATATTTGGATCTGTCCGTAATAACCTCCACCGACAAAGCATGATGCTGCCACCACGAACACCAGTCTGCAATTTGATATGACAGCGGTGAGGCCGACGAGAGATGGGGATTCGTTGGCTTCAATTCCCAATGCGGAGACCCCC contains:
- the opn3 gene encoding opsin-3, whose amino-acid sequence is MNPYNETRDEKSAEHYLFAFGTYKLLAFAIGTIGVFGFCNNVLVILLYCKFKRLRTPTNLLLVNISLSDLLVSVIGINFTFVSCVKGGWIWSQATCVWDGFSNSLFGIVSIMTLSALAYERYIRVVHAQVVDFPWAWRAIAHIWLYSLAWTAAPLLGWNRYTLEIHQLGCSLDWASKDPNDASFILLFLLACFFVPVGIMIYCYGNILYAVQMLRSIQDLQTVQIIKILRYEKKVAAMFLLMISCFLLCWTPYAVVSMMVAFGSKSMVSPTVAIIPSFFAKSSTAYNPLIYVFMSIKFRRCLLQLLCSRLSWLQHSFKERPLAPVVRPIRPIVVSGSCGSRKRPKKRVTFSNSSIVFIITSDDFRRFDMTSPAESSANVIQVRPL